Proteins encoded together in one Deinococcus sp. Marseille-Q6407 window:
- a CDS encoding glycosyltransferase family 2 protein, with protein MSRRQRAASLAQGLLVGMTLGYTAYRAVTLAVNARRFPRLDRPHAPLRQRPRVSLLTPARDEAHNVPKLLQGLLSQGADEVILLDDNSSDGTGDLARDLCRGVPGARVISGAPLPDGWSGKNWACQQLSQAASGEVLIFVDADVEWHAGALDAVLAELERSGADLLSCWPRQDVGSAGERLITPYIDLYLLTLLPYPAMRLPLVATATAVGQVMVFRRSSYDAVGGHQLVQGDVLEDVLFAKRLKARGYRVLGALGGERIGVRMYQDYASSVNGYAKSWLPVHGNSRLLLSVALAGQFCVYTLPWMLDFPGARLLRVTGLLERSAVAWTAGRRRPADLAEGLLGPIGPLLQLPVYHKAIRRKVKWKGRVYEQ; from the coding sequence ATGAGCCGGCGGCAGCGCGCCGCCTCGCTGGCGCAGGGGCTGCTGGTGGGCATGACCCTGGGCTACACCGCTTACCGGGCCGTGACACTGGCCGTCAACGCCCGCCGGTTTCCCCGGCTGGACCGGCCCCACGCGCCACTGCGGCAGCGGCCCCGCGTCTCTCTGCTGACCCCGGCCCGCGACGAGGCCCACAACGTCCCCAAGCTGCTGCAAGGTCTGCTAAGCCAAGGCGCCGACGAGGTGATTCTGCTGGACGACAACAGCAGCGACGGCACCGGCGACCTGGCCCGTGACCTGTGCCGCGGCGTGCCGGGCGCCCGGGTCATCAGCGGTGCACCGCTGCCAGACGGCTGGTCGGGCAAGAACTGGGCCTGTCAGCAGCTGTCACAGGCGGCCAGCGGCGAGGTGCTGATTTTCGTGGATGCCGATGTGGAATGGCATGCTGGCGCCCTGGACGCCGTGCTGGCCGAGCTGGAACGCTCGGGCGCCGACCTGCTGAGCTGCTGGCCCCGCCAGGACGTGGGCAGCGCCGGCGAGCGCCTGATCACCCCTTATATCGACCTCTACCTGCTGACCCTGCTGCCCTACCCGGCCATGCGCCTGCCGCTGGTAGCGACCGCGACAGCGGTGGGACAGGTGATGGTGTTCCGCCGCTCCAGCTACGACGCGGTGGGCGGGCATCAGCTGGTGCAGGGCGATGTGCTGGAAGACGTGCTGTTCGCCAAACGGCTCAAGGCACGGGGGTACCGGGTGCTGGGAGCACTGGGCGGCGAGCGCATCGGGGTGCGGATGTACCAGGATTACGCTTCATCGGTCAACGGCTACGCCAAAAGCTGGCTGCCGGTGCACGGCAATTCGCGCCTGCTGCTGAGCGTGGCGCTGGCCGGGCAATTTTGCGTGTACACCCTGCCCTGGATGCTGGACTTCCCGGGAGCGCGGCTGCTGCGCGTCACCGGGCTGCTGGAGCGTTCGGCGGTGGCCTGGACCGCCGGGCGCCGCCGGCCGGCCGACCTGGCCGAGGGCCTGCTGGGACCGATAGGTCCGCTGCTGCAGCTGCCAGTTTACCACAAGGCCATTCGCCGCAAGGTCAAGTGGAAGGGCCGGGTCTACGAGCAGTAA